In Phaseolus vulgaris cultivar G19833 chromosome 10, P. vulgaris v2.0, whole genome shotgun sequence, a single genomic region encodes these proteins:
- the LOC137819158 gene encoding mediator of RNA polymerase II transcription subunit 15a-like isoform X2: MDSNNWRPNQGNNPTMDTNDWRAQLPPDSRQRIVNKIMDILKKHLPVSGPDGLHELRKIAKRFEEKIFTAATSQPDYLRKISMKMLAMETKSQNTMANNMPPNQVGPSNNPTDQGLVLQPQIHNLGQQHSIPLPGQMQTHQQLLSQNVQNNVASQPNLPPVSSLAQTTSQNIVQNSNIQNLPGPNSVGSTISQNSNLQSMFPGSQRSMPGRQQVVPPQQQLQSQNPQQFLYHQQFLKQKLQLQSQMQQQQQQSLMQPNQLQSSQQSTNIQQSMQSMPQQHSQVMRHQQQQTSIVHQQQTPGTQQTILPTQQQQLMGPQSNTTNMQHAQMLGQQNNVGDVQQPQRMLSQQSNLTSMQQRQQQLINQQNNPANVHQQQLGNNGPGLQQQHLLGPDSGNADMHTSHHSAHMLQHPKVPMQQQSQQNTSNLLLPHSQQSQPLGSQQQLMPQIHTQSTQLQQQLGLQQQQQPNPSLRDMQQRIQASGSLLQQQNVLDQQKQLYQSQRNLPETSATSLDSTTQSAQPSGNDWQEEVYQKLQAMKESYLPDMNEMYQKIANKLQQHDSLLQPSKSDQIDKLRAYKMMLERMMALVQIPKSNILPHFKEKLGSYEKQIINLITNRPRKGMSSVQVGQIPQNHMSSMQQPQSQVTQLQSHENQMNSQLQSTNLQGSVSTMQQNNVASSQHNPLSGVSAGQQSMMNSMQPGTNLDSGQGNSMNSLQHVPMNSIQQTTVSTPQQQTNINSLQSQGGANVSQPNSLQSGSSALQHQLKHQQEQQMLQNQQFKQYQHRQMMQRQLLQQQQLHHPAKPQLSAQLQTHQMSQLHQMNDINDIKMRQGMGVKPGVFQQHLTSGQHSAYSHQQLKQGNAFPVSSPQHLPAASPQIQQHSSPKVEQQNHLPSKTKVATPLQSSNSPFVGPTPSPPLAPSPMPGESEKPVPCVSSISNGANIGHQQTGGAVAPAQSLAIGTPGISASPLLAEFSGPDGGHGNALAATSGKSTVTEQPLERLINVVKSMSYKALSSAVSDIGSVVSMNDRIAGSAPGNGSRAAVGEDLVSMTNCRLQARNFITQDGTNGIKRMKRYTSAIPLNGVLSAGSVNDSIKQLTASEASDLESTATSSVKKQKIEVNHALLEEIREINHKLIDTVVDISNVDPTPAVAAAEGAEGILVKCSFIAVALSPSLKSQYASAQM; encoded by the exons GACTTGTTTTGCAGCCTCAAATTCACAATCTTGGGCAACAACATTCTATTCCCTTGCCTGGTCAGATGCAGACACATCAACAGCTTCTATCTCAAAATGTTCAAAATAATGTTGCATCTCAACCTAACCTTCCACCTGTATCTAGTCTAGCCCAGACTACCAGCCAAAATATTGTCCAGAACTCTAACATACAGAACTTACCTGGGCCAAATTCAGTTGGAAGCACCATTAGCCAAAATTCAAACTTACAGAGTATGTTTCCTGGTTCTCAGAGATCAATGCCAGGAAGGCAGCAGGTTGTTCCCCCACAACAACAGCTGCAATCACAGAATCCACAGCAATTTCTTTACCACCAGCAGTTTTTGAAGCAGAAGCTCCAGCTACAATCTCAGATGCAGCAGCAACAACAGCAAAGCCTTATGCAACCAAATCAATTGCAATCTTCTCAGCAGTCTACTAATATTCAGCAGTCAATGCAGTCCATGCCTCAGCAACATTCACAAGTTATGAGGCATCAACAACAACAGACTTCTATTGTACATCAGCAACAAACACCAGGCACTCAACAGACAATCTTACCTACACAACAGCAACAACTTATGGGACCTCAGTCAAATACCACAAACATGCAGCATGCACAGATGCTTGGGCAACAGAACAATGTTGGTGATGTACAGCAGCCTCAGAGGATGCTTTCACAACAAAGTAATCTTACAAGCATGCAACAGAGGCAACAACAGTTAATAAATCAGCAAAACAACCCAGCAAATGTACATCAACAACAATTGGGAAATAATGGCCCTGGGTTACAGCAGCAACATTTGCTTGGACCCGACTCTGGCAATGCAGACATGCACACAAGTCATCACTCTGCACACATGCTGCAACATCCAAAGGTTCCAATGCAGCAACAATCACAACAAAATACATCAAATCTGTTGCTACCTCATTCACAGCAGTCACAGCCACTGGGTTCACAACAGCAATTAATGCCTCAGATTCACACTCAGTCTACACAGTTGCAACAACAATTGGGTttgcagcagcagcagcagccaAATCCCTCACTCCGAGATATGCAGCAAAGAATCCAAGCATCAGGGTCCTTACTTCAACAACAAAATGTTCTTGATCAACAAAAACAGTTGTATCAATCTCAAAGAAATCTTCCAGAAACATCAGCAA CTTCTCTGGATTCTACAACACAGTCTGCACAACCAAGTGGGAATGATTGGCAAGAAGAAGTTTACCAGAAG CTCCAAGCCATGAAAGAAAGTTATTTGCCGGATATGAATGAAATGTACCAAAAAATTGCTAATAAACTTCAGCAG CATGATTCTCTTCTCCAACCATCGAAATCAGATCAGATTGATAAGCTGAGGGCATATAAAATGATGTTGGAGCGTATGATGGCACTCGTACAGATTCCCAAGAGCAACATTTTGCCTCATTTCAAGGAAAAACTGGGATCATATGAGAAGCAGATTATAAATCTCATAACAAATAGACCCAGGAAAGGCATGTCTTCTGTGCAGGTAGGACAGATTCCCCAGAATCATATGTCCTCCATGCAACAGCCCCAATCCCAAGTTACGCAATTACAGTCTCATGAAAATCAAATGAACTCTCAACTGCAGTCAACAAATTTACAAGGTTCTGTGTCAACCATGCAGCAGAATAATGTTGCAAGCTCTCAGCACAATCCTTTGTCTGGTGTATCAGCAGGACAACAGAGTATGATGAATTCTATGCAACCTGGAACTAATTTAGATTCTGGACAAGGAAATTCTATGAACTCCCTTCAACATGTACCAATGAACTCCATCCAGCAAACTACTGTTAGTACTCCTCAACAACAGACTAACATTAATTCTTTGCAATCACAAGGTGGGGCAAATGTCAGTCAACCAAATTCCCTTCAGTCAGGTTCCAGTGCACTTCAACACCAACTGAAACATCAGCAGGAACAGCAGATGCTGCAGAATCAGCAATTCAAACAATATCAGCACCGACAAATGATGCAGAGGCAGCTCCTTCAGCAGCAGCAACTACACCATCCAGCAAAGCCACAGCTATCTGCACAATTGCAAACACATCAAATGTCCCAGCTTCACCAAATGAATGATATAAATGACATAAAAATGCGACAAGGAATGGGGGTTAAGCCAGGGGTCTTTCAACAACATCTTACATCAGGTCAACACTCAGCATATTCCCATCAACAGCTGAAACAAGGGAATGCATTTCCTGTTTCTTCACCCCAACACCTTCCGGCTGCATCTCCTCAAATTCAGCAACATTCATCTCccaaagttgaacaacaaaatcaTCTCCCGTCTAAAACTAAAGTTGCAACTCCTCTGCAATCTTCTAATTCTCCCTTTGTGGGACCTACCCCTTCACCTCCTTTGGCTCCATCTCCTATGCCAGGAGAATCTGAGAAGCCCGTTCCCTGTGTTTCTTCAATATCAAATGGTGCAAATATTGGACATCAACAAACAGGGGGTGCAGTAGCACCAGCTCAATCCCTTGCCATTGGGACTCCTGGGATTTCAGCGTCTCCTTTATTGGCAGAATTCAGTGGTCCAGATGGTGGGCATGGTAATGCTTTAGCTGCCACTTCTGGGAAGTCAACTGTTACAGAGCAGCCTCTTGAACGCCTAATTAATGTG GTAAAATCAATGTCATATAAAGCATTAAGTTCGGCAGTCAGTGATATTGGTTCAGTTGTCAGCATGAATGATAGAATAGCAGGATCAGCTCCAGGTAATGGATCCAGAGCAGCTGTTGGTGAGGATTTGGTTTCCATGACTAATTGTCGCCTTCAGGCTAGAAATTTCATTACCCAAGATGGTACCAATGGAATTAAGAGGATGAAACGTTACACGAGTGCTATACCCTTGAATGGTGTATTATCTGCTGGTAGCGTGAATGATAGCATCAAGCAGTTAACTGCTTCAGAGGCTTCTGATCTGGAGTCAACTGCAACATCCAGTGTCAAGAAACAGAAGATCGAg GTTAACCATGCCCTTTTGGAAGAAATAAGGGAGATTAATCACAAACTTATCGACACAGTAGTAGACATTAGCAATGTTGATCCAACACCTGCTGTTGCTGCTGCTGAAGGAGCAGAAGGAATCCTTGTCAAATGCTCTTTCATTGCTGTGGCTCTCAGCCCTAGCTTAAAATCCCAATATGCTTCAGCGCAGATG TAA
- the LOC137819158 gene encoding mediator of RNA polymerase II transcription subunit 15a-like isoform X3: protein MQTHQQLLSQNVQNNVASQPNLPPVSSLAQTTSQNIVQNSNIQNLPGPNSVGSTISQNSNLQSMFPGSQRSMPGRQQVVPPQQQLQSQNPQQFLYHQQFLKQKLQLQSQMQQQQQQSLMQPNQLQSSQQSTNIQQSMQSMPQQHSQVMRHQQQQTSIVHQQQTPGTQQTILPTQQQQLMGPQSNTTNMQHAQMLGQQNNVGDVQQPQRMLSQQSNLTSMQQRQQQLINQQNNPANVHQQQLGNNGPGLQQQHLLGPDSGNADMHTSHHSAHMLQHPKVPMQQQSQQNTSNLLLPHSQQSQPLGSQQQLMPQIHTQSTQLQQQLGLQQQQQPNPSLRDMQQRIQASGSLLQQQNVLDQQKQLYQSQRNLPETSATSLDSTTQSAQPSGNDWQEEVYQKLQAMKESYLPDMNEMYQKIANKLQQHDSLLQPSKSDQIDKLRAYKMMLERMMALVQIPKSNILPHFKEKLGSYEKQIINLITNRPRKGMSSVQVGQIPQNHMSSMQQPQSQVTQLQSHENQMNSQLQSTNLQGSVSTMQQNNVASSQHNPLSGVSAGQQSMMNSMQPGTNLDSGQGNSMNSLQHVPMNSIQQTTVSTPQQQTNINSLQSQGGANVSQPNSLQSGSSALQHQLKHQQEQQMLQNQQFKQYQHRQMMQRQLLQQQQLHHPAKPQLSAQLQTHQMSQLHQMNDINDIKMRQGMGVKPGVFQQHLTSGQHSAYSHQQLKQGNAFPVSSPQHLPAASPQIQQHSSPKVEQQNHLPSKTKVATPLQSSNSPFVGPTPSPPLAPSPMPGESEKPVPCVSSISNGANIGHQQTGGAVAPAQSLAIGTPGISASPLLAEFSGPDGGHGNALAATSGKSTVTEQPLERLINVVKSMSYKALSSAVSDIGSVVSMNDRIAGSAPGNGSRAAVGEDLVSMTNCRLQARNFITQDGTNGIKRMKRYTSAIPLNGVLSAGSVNDSIKQLTASEASDLESTATSSVKKQKIEVNHALLEEIREINHKLIDTVVDISNVDPTPAVAAAEGAEGILVKCSFIAVALSPSLKSQYASAQMSPIQPLRLLVPANYPNCSPIFLDKFPVESSKENEDLSAKTKAKFSISLRSLSQPMSLGDIARTWDVCARSVISEHAQQSGGGSFSSKYGTWENCLTTN, encoded by the exons ATGCAGACACATCAACAGCTTCTATCTCAAAATGTTCAAAATAATGTTGCATCTCAACCTAACCTTCCACCTGTATCTAGTCTAGCCCAGACTACCAGCCAAAATATTGTCCAGAACTCTAACATACAGAACTTACCTGGGCCAAATTCAGTTGGAAGCACCATTAGCCAAAATTCAAACTTACAGAGTATGTTTCCTGGTTCTCAGAGATCAATGCCAGGAAGGCAGCAGGTTGTTCCCCCACAACAACAGCTGCAATCACAGAATCCACAGCAATTTCTTTACCACCAGCAGTTTTTGAAGCAGAAGCTCCAGCTACAATCTCAGATGCAGCAGCAACAACAGCAAAGCCTTATGCAACCAAATCAATTGCAATCTTCTCAGCAGTCTACTAATATTCAGCAGTCAATGCAGTCCATGCCTCAGCAACATTCACAAGTTATGAGGCATCAACAACAACAGACTTCTATTGTACATCAGCAACAAACACCAGGCACTCAACAGACAATCTTACCTACACAACAGCAACAACTTATGGGACCTCAGTCAAATACCACAAACATGCAGCATGCACAGATGCTTGGGCAACAGAACAATGTTGGTGATGTACAGCAGCCTCAGAGGATGCTTTCACAACAAAGTAATCTTACAAGCATGCAACAGAGGCAACAACAGTTAATAAATCAGCAAAACAACCCAGCAAATGTACATCAACAACAATTGGGAAATAATGGCCCTGGGTTACAGCAGCAACATTTGCTTGGACCCGACTCTGGCAATGCAGACATGCACACAAGTCATCACTCTGCACACATGCTGCAACATCCAAAGGTTCCAATGCAGCAACAATCACAACAAAATACATCAAATCTGTTGCTACCTCATTCACAGCAGTCACAGCCACTGGGTTCACAACAGCAATTAATGCCTCAGATTCACACTCAGTCTACACAGTTGCAACAACAATTGGGTttgcagcagcagcagcagccaAATCCCTCACTCCGAGATATGCAGCAAAGAATCCAAGCATCAGGGTCCTTACTTCAACAACAAAATGTTCTTGATCAACAAAAACAGTTGTATCAATCTCAAAGAAATCTTCCAGAAACATCAGCAA CTTCTCTGGATTCTACAACACAGTCTGCACAACCAAGTGGGAATGATTGGCAAGAAGAAGTTTACCAGAAG CTCCAAGCCATGAAAGAAAGTTATTTGCCGGATATGAATGAAATGTACCAAAAAATTGCTAATAAACTTCAGCAG CATGATTCTCTTCTCCAACCATCGAAATCAGATCAGATTGATAAGCTGAGGGCATATAAAATGATGTTGGAGCGTATGATGGCACTCGTACAGATTCCCAAGAGCAACATTTTGCCTCATTTCAAGGAAAAACTGGGATCATATGAGAAGCAGATTATAAATCTCATAACAAATAGACCCAGGAAAGGCATGTCTTCTGTGCAGGTAGGACAGATTCCCCAGAATCATATGTCCTCCATGCAACAGCCCCAATCCCAAGTTACGCAATTACAGTCTCATGAAAATCAAATGAACTCTCAACTGCAGTCAACAAATTTACAAGGTTCTGTGTCAACCATGCAGCAGAATAATGTTGCAAGCTCTCAGCACAATCCTTTGTCTGGTGTATCAGCAGGACAACAGAGTATGATGAATTCTATGCAACCTGGAACTAATTTAGATTCTGGACAAGGAAATTCTATGAACTCCCTTCAACATGTACCAATGAACTCCATCCAGCAAACTACTGTTAGTACTCCTCAACAACAGACTAACATTAATTCTTTGCAATCACAAGGTGGGGCAAATGTCAGTCAACCAAATTCCCTTCAGTCAGGTTCCAGTGCACTTCAACACCAACTGAAACATCAGCAGGAACAGCAGATGCTGCAGAATCAGCAATTCAAACAATATCAGCACCGACAAATGATGCAGAGGCAGCTCCTTCAGCAGCAGCAACTACACCATCCAGCAAAGCCACAGCTATCTGCACAATTGCAAACACATCAAATGTCCCAGCTTCACCAAATGAATGATATAAATGACATAAAAATGCGACAAGGAATGGGGGTTAAGCCAGGGGTCTTTCAACAACATCTTACATCAGGTCAACACTCAGCATATTCCCATCAACAGCTGAAACAAGGGAATGCATTTCCTGTTTCTTCACCCCAACACCTTCCGGCTGCATCTCCTCAAATTCAGCAACATTCATCTCccaaagttgaacaacaaaatcaTCTCCCGTCTAAAACTAAAGTTGCAACTCCTCTGCAATCTTCTAATTCTCCCTTTGTGGGACCTACCCCTTCACCTCCTTTGGCTCCATCTCCTATGCCAGGAGAATCTGAGAAGCCCGTTCCCTGTGTTTCTTCAATATCAAATGGTGCAAATATTGGACATCAACAAACAGGGGGTGCAGTAGCACCAGCTCAATCCCTTGCCATTGGGACTCCTGGGATTTCAGCGTCTCCTTTATTGGCAGAATTCAGTGGTCCAGATGGTGGGCATGGTAATGCTTTAGCTGCCACTTCTGGGAAGTCAACTGTTACAGAGCAGCCTCTTGAACGCCTAATTAATGTG GTAAAATCAATGTCATATAAAGCATTAAGTTCGGCAGTCAGTGATATTGGTTCAGTTGTCAGCATGAATGATAGAATAGCAGGATCAGCTCCAGGTAATGGATCCAGAGCAGCTGTTGGTGAGGATTTGGTTTCCATGACTAATTGTCGCCTTCAGGCTAGAAATTTCATTACCCAAGATGGTACCAATGGAATTAAGAGGATGAAACGTTACACGAGTGCTATACCCTTGAATGGTGTATTATCTGCTGGTAGCGTGAATGATAGCATCAAGCAGTTAACTGCTTCAGAGGCTTCTGATCTGGAGTCAACTGCAACATCCAGTGTCAAGAAACAGAAGATCGAg GTTAACCATGCCCTTTTGGAAGAAATAAGGGAGATTAATCACAAACTTATCGACACAGTAGTAGACATTAGCAATGTTGATCCAACACCTGCTGTTGCTGCTGCTGAAGGAGCAGAAGGAATCCTTGTCAAATGCTCTTTCATTGCTGTGGCTCTCAGCCCTAGCTTAAAATCCCAATATGCTTCAGCGCAGATG TCACCTATTCAGCCCCTGCGTTTACTAGTTCCTGCAAATTATCCTAATTGTTCTCCTATATTCCTAGACAAATTTCCAGTTGAATCCAG TAAGGAGAACGAAGATCTTTCAGCGAAGACAAAGGCAAAGTTTAGCATATCTTTGCGCAGTTTATCACAACCTATGTCACTTGGGGATATAGCAAGGACTTGGGATGTTTGTGCTCGCAGTGTTATTTCTGAGCATGCCCAACAGAGTGGGGGAGGAAGCTTCAGCTCCAAGTATGGAACTTGGGAGAATTGCTTGACCACAAACTAA
- the LOC137819158 gene encoding mediator of RNA polymerase II transcription subunit 15a-like isoform X1 produces the protein MDSNNWRPNQGNNPTMDTNDWRAQLPPDSRQRIVNKIMDILKKHLPVSGPDGLHELRKIAKRFEEKIFTAATSQPDYLRKISMKMLAMETKSQNTMANNMPPNQVGPSNNPTDQGLVLQPQIHNLGQQHSIPLPGQMQTHQQLLSQNVQNNVASQPNLPPVSSLAQTTSQNIVQNSNIQNLPGPNSVGSTISQNSNLQSMFPGSQRSMPGRQQVVPPQQQLQSQNPQQFLYHQQFLKQKLQLQSQMQQQQQQSLMQPNQLQSSQQSTNIQQSMQSMPQQHSQVMRHQQQQTSIVHQQQTPGTQQTILPTQQQQLMGPQSNTTNMQHAQMLGQQNNVGDVQQPQRMLSQQSNLTSMQQRQQQLINQQNNPANVHQQQLGNNGPGLQQQHLLGPDSGNADMHTSHHSAHMLQHPKVPMQQQSQQNTSNLLLPHSQQSQPLGSQQQLMPQIHTQSTQLQQQLGLQQQQQPNPSLRDMQQRIQASGSLLQQQNVLDQQKQLYQSQRNLPETSATSLDSTTQSAQPSGNDWQEEVYQKLQAMKESYLPDMNEMYQKIANKLQQHDSLLQPSKSDQIDKLRAYKMMLERMMALVQIPKSNILPHFKEKLGSYEKQIINLITNRPRKGMSSVQVGQIPQNHMSSMQQPQSQVTQLQSHENQMNSQLQSTNLQGSVSTMQQNNVASSQHNPLSGVSAGQQSMMNSMQPGTNLDSGQGNSMNSLQHVPMNSIQQTTVSTPQQQTNINSLQSQGGANVSQPNSLQSGSSALQHQLKHQQEQQMLQNQQFKQYQHRQMMQRQLLQQQQLHHPAKPQLSAQLQTHQMSQLHQMNDINDIKMRQGMGVKPGVFQQHLTSGQHSAYSHQQLKQGNAFPVSSPQHLPAASPQIQQHSSPKVEQQNHLPSKTKVATPLQSSNSPFVGPTPSPPLAPSPMPGESEKPVPCVSSISNGANIGHQQTGGAVAPAQSLAIGTPGISASPLLAEFSGPDGGHGNALAATSGKSTVTEQPLERLINVVKSMSYKALSSAVSDIGSVVSMNDRIAGSAPGNGSRAAVGEDLVSMTNCRLQARNFITQDGTNGIKRMKRYTSAIPLNGVLSAGSVNDSIKQLTASEASDLESTATSSVKKQKIEVNHALLEEIREINHKLIDTVVDISNVDPTPAVAAAEGAEGILVKCSFIAVALSPSLKSQYASAQMSPIQPLRLLVPANYPNCSPIFLDKFPVESSKENEDLSAKTKAKFSISLRSLSQPMSLGDIARTWDVCARSVISEHAQQSGGGSFSSKYGTWENCLTTN, from the exons GACTTGTTTTGCAGCCTCAAATTCACAATCTTGGGCAACAACATTCTATTCCCTTGCCTGGTCAGATGCAGACACATCAACAGCTTCTATCTCAAAATGTTCAAAATAATGTTGCATCTCAACCTAACCTTCCACCTGTATCTAGTCTAGCCCAGACTACCAGCCAAAATATTGTCCAGAACTCTAACATACAGAACTTACCTGGGCCAAATTCAGTTGGAAGCACCATTAGCCAAAATTCAAACTTACAGAGTATGTTTCCTGGTTCTCAGAGATCAATGCCAGGAAGGCAGCAGGTTGTTCCCCCACAACAACAGCTGCAATCACAGAATCCACAGCAATTTCTTTACCACCAGCAGTTTTTGAAGCAGAAGCTCCAGCTACAATCTCAGATGCAGCAGCAACAACAGCAAAGCCTTATGCAACCAAATCAATTGCAATCTTCTCAGCAGTCTACTAATATTCAGCAGTCAATGCAGTCCATGCCTCAGCAACATTCACAAGTTATGAGGCATCAACAACAACAGACTTCTATTGTACATCAGCAACAAACACCAGGCACTCAACAGACAATCTTACCTACACAACAGCAACAACTTATGGGACCTCAGTCAAATACCACAAACATGCAGCATGCACAGATGCTTGGGCAACAGAACAATGTTGGTGATGTACAGCAGCCTCAGAGGATGCTTTCACAACAAAGTAATCTTACAAGCATGCAACAGAGGCAACAACAGTTAATAAATCAGCAAAACAACCCAGCAAATGTACATCAACAACAATTGGGAAATAATGGCCCTGGGTTACAGCAGCAACATTTGCTTGGACCCGACTCTGGCAATGCAGACATGCACACAAGTCATCACTCTGCACACATGCTGCAACATCCAAAGGTTCCAATGCAGCAACAATCACAACAAAATACATCAAATCTGTTGCTACCTCATTCACAGCAGTCACAGCCACTGGGTTCACAACAGCAATTAATGCCTCAGATTCACACTCAGTCTACACAGTTGCAACAACAATTGGGTttgcagcagcagcagcagccaAATCCCTCACTCCGAGATATGCAGCAAAGAATCCAAGCATCAGGGTCCTTACTTCAACAACAAAATGTTCTTGATCAACAAAAACAGTTGTATCAATCTCAAAGAAATCTTCCAGAAACATCAGCAA CTTCTCTGGATTCTACAACACAGTCTGCACAACCAAGTGGGAATGATTGGCAAGAAGAAGTTTACCAGAAG CTCCAAGCCATGAAAGAAAGTTATTTGCCGGATATGAATGAAATGTACCAAAAAATTGCTAATAAACTTCAGCAG CATGATTCTCTTCTCCAACCATCGAAATCAGATCAGATTGATAAGCTGAGGGCATATAAAATGATGTTGGAGCGTATGATGGCACTCGTACAGATTCCCAAGAGCAACATTTTGCCTCATTTCAAGGAAAAACTGGGATCATATGAGAAGCAGATTATAAATCTCATAACAAATAGACCCAGGAAAGGCATGTCTTCTGTGCAGGTAGGACAGATTCCCCAGAATCATATGTCCTCCATGCAACAGCCCCAATCCCAAGTTACGCAATTACAGTCTCATGAAAATCAAATGAACTCTCAACTGCAGTCAACAAATTTACAAGGTTCTGTGTCAACCATGCAGCAGAATAATGTTGCAAGCTCTCAGCACAATCCTTTGTCTGGTGTATCAGCAGGACAACAGAGTATGATGAATTCTATGCAACCTGGAACTAATTTAGATTCTGGACAAGGAAATTCTATGAACTCCCTTCAACATGTACCAATGAACTCCATCCAGCAAACTACTGTTAGTACTCCTCAACAACAGACTAACATTAATTCTTTGCAATCACAAGGTGGGGCAAATGTCAGTCAACCAAATTCCCTTCAGTCAGGTTCCAGTGCACTTCAACACCAACTGAAACATCAGCAGGAACAGCAGATGCTGCAGAATCAGCAATTCAAACAATATCAGCACCGACAAATGATGCAGAGGCAGCTCCTTCAGCAGCAGCAACTACACCATCCAGCAAAGCCACAGCTATCTGCACAATTGCAAACACATCAAATGTCCCAGCTTCACCAAATGAATGATATAAATGACATAAAAATGCGACAAGGAATGGGGGTTAAGCCAGGGGTCTTTCAACAACATCTTACATCAGGTCAACACTCAGCATATTCCCATCAACAGCTGAAACAAGGGAATGCATTTCCTGTTTCTTCACCCCAACACCTTCCGGCTGCATCTCCTCAAATTCAGCAACATTCATCTCccaaagttgaacaacaaaatcaTCTCCCGTCTAAAACTAAAGTTGCAACTCCTCTGCAATCTTCTAATTCTCCCTTTGTGGGACCTACCCCTTCACCTCCTTTGGCTCCATCTCCTATGCCAGGAGAATCTGAGAAGCCCGTTCCCTGTGTTTCTTCAATATCAAATGGTGCAAATATTGGACATCAACAAACAGGGGGTGCAGTAGCACCAGCTCAATCCCTTGCCATTGGGACTCCTGGGATTTCAGCGTCTCCTTTATTGGCAGAATTCAGTGGTCCAGATGGTGGGCATGGTAATGCTTTAGCTGCCACTTCTGGGAAGTCAACTGTTACAGAGCAGCCTCTTGAACGCCTAATTAATGTG GTAAAATCAATGTCATATAAAGCATTAAGTTCGGCAGTCAGTGATATTGGTTCAGTTGTCAGCATGAATGATAGAATAGCAGGATCAGCTCCAGGTAATGGATCCAGAGCAGCTGTTGGTGAGGATTTGGTTTCCATGACTAATTGTCGCCTTCAGGCTAGAAATTTCATTACCCAAGATGGTACCAATGGAATTAAGAGGATGAAACGTTACACGAGTGCTATACCCTTGAATGGTGTATTATCTGCTGGTAGCGTGAATGATAGCATCAAGCAGTTAACTGCTTCAGAGGCTTCTGATCTGGAGTCAACTGCAACATCCAGTGTCAAGAAACAGAAGATCGAg GTTAACCATGCCCTTTTGGAAGAAATAAGGGAGATTAATCACAAACTTATCGACACAGTAGTAGACATTAGCAATGTTGATCCAACACCTGCTGTTGCTGCTGCTGAAGGAGCAGAAGGAATCCTTGTCAAATGCTCTTTCATTGCTGTGGCTCTCAGCCCTAGCTTAAAATCCCAATATGCTTCAGCGCAGATG TCACCTATTCAGCCCCTGCGTTTACTAGTTCCTGCAAATTATCCTAATTGTTCTCCTATATTCCTAGACAAATTTCCAGTTGAATCCAG TAAGGAGAACGAAGATCTTTCAGCGAAGACAAAGGCAAAGTTTAGCATATCTTTGCGCAGTTTATCACAACCTATGTCACTTGGGGATATAGCAAGGACTTGGGATGTTTGTGCTCGCAGTGTTATTTCTGAGCATGCCCAACAGAGTGGGGGAGGAAGCTTCAGCTCCAAGTATGGAACTTGGGAGAATTGCTTGACCACAAACTAA